The Hydra vulgaris chromosome 05, alternate assembly HydraT2T_AEP genome includes the window CATGGTAaagataaaagaacaaaaaaaaaaaaaatcggtaGGCTATCCACTGTGACATGTGCAACTcgacaaaatgttgaccaagctgtatttcgctatcaatatttcgtggcgaatcctttgttgtcgatcacagccttgcatcttcgaggcatagattcgatcaggtgatcaatgaaactttgtggaattgctgcccaggccttttggatttgttcaaacagttgatccttattacaaacaccttcacgattaattctgcggttgacgatctcccacaggttttcgatagggttgagatccggagatagaggcggccaatccatcaccgataggtggttgtcttgaaatcactgcttgactacttttgcagtgtgtttcggatcgttgtcttgctgaaaaacccattttattggcatattccattcagcatgaggtaacataacatctttcaggatatttttatatatgaaacggtccattattccgtCGTTtggatgtattggacctagaccgttagtagaaaaacacccccagaccattacattgcctccaccatgcttcacggtcttatggcagtaacatAAATCGATGCGTTTTctggccggtcgacgtacaagacaaatgccatcgctcccaatgatgttgaactttgattcatcactgaacaggacagttcgccatttctgcacattccagtcaatatgagatgtagcaaacaggagtcttttcttctggattttttagtgaaatcagcggtttctttgcagggcgtcgagaaaacaatctggcttcaacagcacgtcgtctgattgttcggtcagatacaggcagctctaattgcttttgtatctcgactgatgatatccagggatccttcttgacggatctgacgatcatagaatcctctctagaagtggtggaacgcggtcttccacctttgttatctgctgccaacttccccgtagaacgatatttggaacatagtcttgaaacggtccattttttcacgcgatatttatcacaaatacttttttgtgacattccacttacgtaattgccaaaaaatttttttcttagttccaatccaagactgtcgggagccatttttgcacttgaagtcataaaaataataaaaataagtaatcacGCTtttcaaggcttaccgtgttacatttaccttgtgatgatacaataatgctgtgtggaacacaacgtcttggttggatgtggactgtattgatgtaatgaaacacttgttgtattttacttcttgtattgatgttcttcgataaaacactttgataaaactcacttcgataaactgtcttgataatgctgactgattgacttccatatactgactgaattacatgtcgatttacatgtctcttatatagtaaaatgaacctgtgtgaacctgttctggaagattctaggtgcttctttttgatgcttctggaagcttcttgatgcgtctggatgcttctgaatgtttctggatattTCTGGATGCtactggatgcttccagatgcttcttctggaaacttctggaaacttctggataatttctttaattattaaaaaacttccgtgacgttgacacggaccagacttaaaaaacgatgaaacaaaccaaaaaagttgcacttgttttgtccgctgcaaaatggcacttgtatACGAAATTTTGCCTGTGTGCTGttacctgtcagctgattgctcatgtcatggcatgctatgactccagactgctgaactgtttgctgtggtagtatagttcgtttcgtttttaagacatgtaaaattaggaacactttttagcattgttcgatgttggttgcaaatgttttgtttaatactgtatatatatacaagttggaagttaaagaaaaagtagCTATTTTTTGTAACCTGTGACTTCTAATCCATGTAAAATTATTGACAATGATgatagaaaaaattgtaaatgcaTTGAGAATTTAAGAAAAACTAGTGAAGGTAGAGTTTTAGTTCAAGAGATGACAATTTAAcgtgagttttttatttttattttttatttgcatgataaaaaaaaattatctataaattttttcaatatcatttttattaaggGACGAAATAGCAAGGCTGTTATTAGTTGTGTGGCCTAAACAGCAATGTTTTTTAAGTCACACAACTATGGAACAATGATTATCaaactgttaaataaatataactctaaaataaaagattttttaatgttgttacaTTCATGTATCTTGGATACATTCATGTATCATGTTGATACATGAATGTATCTGTGTATCTATTTTTTGATTCAGTCTTTGTTAGAATTTTAATACACTTTGCTTAAAATTTGCAGAAAAATTTTCAGCGGATTTAAGATTTGCAATCCTAAACCCTTGATAGGCCTAAAATGCATTGAACAAAGTGGAgatgttgattttattttgaatgatgacagtatagaaaaaaaaacccaataagtTTATTTGAGAGATTCAATATTAATGAAAGTAAGTTCAAATGCAAGAAAATGCAAAGTTCTATCAaggttttataatattattgaaaacaaGTTCAAATGCAAGAAAATGCAAACTTCTAATGTTCACTCACTTATGATTGCTGAAGAGTGAAGCCTagatgtataaaaattttagtgaaaataataatagctgtattgataatagtaataattgtgGTGTTTTGAcgcgcttgctttataaacaaGAAAATCCAAGTTTGATACCCACCACGTCCCTTAAAGTACCATGCTCAACTTATATCTAACCATGGAGGCCTCGTTTGTCAtggtttgtatatgtatatatatatatatatatatatatatatatatatatatatatatatatatatatatatatatatatatatatatatatatatatatatatatatatatatatatacatatatatatacatatatatatatatgtatatattagcacttataaaaacttgtaaaaaaaaggtGATTAATTTGCTCACAATATGTTGTGACTCTATAtggtatttaaatttgattcaaTATTTAATcatgcttttaatttattttattaattttcaaggTTACTCAAATGAGAGGAGTGGGAGAAACAACTCCACGGAAAgcagttaaaaatgttttgaatgttATCATGGAATACAGGCATTGTTTAGCAAAggatggaaaaaaagaaaagaaagtaaACTTACAAGCTCTCCTtgttataaatgcataaaaagtGAGCATTTAATGGGAGTTTGTAGCTATTACATCTTatataaactgaaatatttttgttaaaaaaaagacttcattttttatatcaagaCTCCATTTTTTATAGTTGCTAGAAATGGAGTTGGTATAAGAATGAGCTGAATAAAATTAAACGCTGAATGAACGAACAAAATttagacgtccgtaagacgtccaAAAACGTCCGTAAGCGTCTATTGTGGACCTCCAAACAGACTGTTTTGGATCTCCATGAACGTACTTTTAAGGTCCAAAAAACGGAAGAAAGTTGTTGTATTTGGTACGTCCATTGGGCGTCCATGGACGTCCGTCTTTGTCGTCGGAACGCCCAAAACGAACGGGTTGCGTTGAAAAGAGGGggaaaaattgaatttttttgtgaagaaaaGTTGGCATTGTTATTGAAATTAGTTTGTTAGGtgtattttttttgacttattttttcattttcaacttttttacttttttaataaatcgaGTTATTTTTGGACGAATATTTACTATTaattgacatattttttttaccaacaaaatttattgattcGTTGCAGTTCCGATTTGATGTCCagttatttgaaattaattgctACTTGACGAATTTAACAACTCTGTTGTTACGTATTCCATAATAATAAACCAAAGATTGTGCATTttctaaatttagttttttgaactcaccttttaataatttagcatTATTCCTATCAGCCTCAGTTAAGTCATGGCTGATAAAAACATTGCTAAACctgcttaaatttttataagtttttcgcagcttttaaaatagaatttcgtttgtttttattattaaggaCGACAACAAACGGCGATTCTTTATCAGATTTAGATTTGAGCTTTATAATTTGTTTGGCTTTAATATTTGAACTAATTGAACTAAACATATCTAGGATTGATTTTCTATCTTCATCTCTAGCACTTGCAGTATCCCATAATTGTGGGCGTTGCTTGCTTTGTTAAGTGGCTCCCATTTCAGAAAAACGTGgagttaaaacaaaatagttcTAAATTTGCGAAACTTTAATGATGTcggtaaaattataaaataattggaattaagatttaaatgtgtctattaaaataagatattaaatttttgcttgaaaattttGACTATACGAGTTGAGAAATCATTGAATATTTgtcaaatattcaaaaaatctaattgcGTTCCTGGCGCTggttttagttaactaaaattgttaaagtttttatcaaagtaaccaaaaaaaatacttttgactgttttaataactaaatagactattatttcatgatttattttattataatcttcATAAACTTTCTGTAAAAAAGCGTTaagtaatacatttttatttagctTTTGTTTTGAAACAAAGTAAGTGTACAAAACTGCTGGGTTTATTGAAGTGGCTAATGTGAGTTTTTAAATCAGATTCCAATCAGAGCAGACTCGGTTTCATactttttgaagtttattaccaacttattattttaagaacAGTTACTCAGCCAAAATTTTTCAGATTCTTATTATGCTTATTTGCACACTGTTTACGCAGCTGATAAAGAACTATTCTGAAGtcacattaatttaaaatattttataaattcagaGGCTGTtggttaatttaataaataagttggCAGGAGTAGGTTGGTTAAGATAAAATAGGTTAGCAGTATGCTGCaggttagtttaaaataattcaaagatcgattcatgtaaaaaaaaaactaaaatttttaatattctcattttgattttttgaaattaaagtgTGAACAATAGATAAAACTGTagcgaaaaaactttaataacaaaaaataataaactgctGAGCCAGCATAAGAATACACAACAAGtgagttataaaaaacaaatggtgtttaaaaaatgctaatgctatcaagctaaatttttttaattttaaaaaaacacattgataaagtatttattacacaggtattatttatttagattttataagaGATAAAATGAAGCAATTGACAACCTGTTGTGGTTCCTTTGCGCGTTGCTATGAACAATTATTAACACAGGatgaaaagtttattgttttaaacaggtttttatcgtaaacaaaaaataaaccacTTTGTTTAGACAGATAGATAGTTTATctaacaaaatcaattaaaataatatgtatatatatatatatatatatatatatatatatatatatatatatatatatatatatatatatatatatatattatacatatatataacaataaaaaaacattttttttaccatggATCCAccataataaatcaaatttaatttttaattatatttaaactacatttattaaacacttttttaactcAATAATTATCAATAATGGAGATTCTGGTAATGTAGGGGAATGTTATCCTGTACGGATTTTGACGACGGATTTCTAATTAATCCAatcatctttaaatatatacataaatcaactttgattttatatataattgcttttatttactgaaaataaTAGTATCAACAATAgaataagaattattttatttatttcaaataacaaaaaaaaaatttattatattaattgatTCCTggtcattttattaaaaaaaaatttatcttttagaaaaaattattttacaataaatcacatgtttttaacaactttaataataatgtttataattttaacatgtaaattaaaatgagtTAATTTTTAGTGATACATTTTTTATGAAGAGAACGACAGCCTCTTTGAGCATTTTTTACTACTAAATAATCAACCATAGTGAGAACTTCTCGGTTATGCTTagttaataaatctaaattcaaaaaatggagtcataaaaaaaaaaaaaacaatcaaaatctttgcaaaacacaaaaaattataacgctatgatatatataaagtatcctaaatagtatatatataaagtaaatagaAAAAGCTTCAAGTCACTTACTTTTACAAACGGTTTCTGTATTCAATGGGCCAATATGAGAGTATCCTGGAAGACATTTGCAAGTATAGCTACCAATATTATTTTCGCAAGCTGAAAAACTTGGGCAAACTGTACTTTTTAGTTGACATTCATTTATATCTAGATTAAGTATAAAGGATATGTTTATGctgatttaaataatgatttgaatatgtaaaatttttgtattaacttaGAACATAAAAATCAAGAGAATAATTCTACTTGGTAATTATTATTCGGTCTTGGGAGTGTGTAAAAATAGATTTtgcttaataaataattttttaattttgctttaattttagctaaattaagaaaaaagttacaataaattataataaattaaggTATCTTTGCATTATTTAGATAAtagaaaaaggaaaattttttttgtgtgcctTGTTTGGCCAATATGTCTAAAGATTTTACTTTTAAGATAATTTAACCTGTTCAAGTTACGTTTTTGTCTAGGAGTAAAGCTAGAAATTtaaatgcttaaatttaaagaatctttatcaaCAGTAAATTggataaatgtataccaagaataAAGAAGATGAAATGTATTCCAAGAACCTTGGAcacaaaaattttgcttataaTCTATTTCTCGACATCTTTCTTGAACATCATAACAAACATTTCCGAATACgataaatagaaattaaaataaaatacttaaaatgtCATTGGATTACATGcggaataagaaaaatatttataaaatatagcaaaaattatacatcaaatatttaaaaaacagaagtgAAGCTAATCTTAAtgtttataaagaatataaaaatctgttagaaaaaattaaaaataaatctaaaaaaagatattattctgaacaattaaaaaataataatgggaACATGAAGAAAACGTGGGAAGTTATGAAAGAAATCAttggtaaaaattaaatagtttctGACATTTTACCCACTAGAATAACGGAAAACAATATTGAgtacaaagacaaaaaaatatatcagaaatattcaatcatttttttgtaaacactgGTCTAAAGCTGGCCTCAAAAACAAGACTCagaaaaatcatttcaaaattattttagtgagtTTGACAGTTCATTGCCAGATAGTGATCTAAACTTAAATTAACTAGAAACAGCAATCTAATCAATCAAAAAGAATAAGGCCCCAGGTATTGACGACATCTCTGGCAATGttatactttatgttttttctacaataaaaaagctatttttaatatcttcagcTCTTCAATCAAAAATGGGATTTTcccagacaaattaaaaatagcaaaaattgtacctatatttaaaaatggagaTACATCTGCAATAAGCaattatagaccaatctcaattctccctatattttctaaactccttaaaagaataatttacaaCAGACTGTATAGATATCTAATAGAACACagaatcttaaataaaaatcaatacgGATTTCAAACGCAACATTCAACAGAACATGCTATCCTAgatttcattaatttcatttgttttaggAGTCTTTATCGATCTTACAAAGGCGTTTGACACTGTAGACCACGCaatactactaaaaaaaaaggaaaaatatagcataaaaaatcaaactataaaatatttagctAACTATCTAAacaacagacaacaatgtgttaCTATAGATCACTATAGCAACTCgaaacaactaaaaatcaaatgtgGGATCCCTCTAGGATCTATTCTAGCTCCTctcctatttttaatttatatcaacGACCTCCTAAAGTATCATCAAAGTTAGATTGCATATTAAACTTAACACATGGCTCAGagctaacaattttttaaataaattgtcattaaatttaaaaaaaactaaatacatcttATTTCACTCCAACTGAAAAAAGAGCTATCCCATCAATTTTATCAACTCTTTGTATAGACAATTATTGAACGAACTCAATCATCTAAATTTTTGATGTGCTTCTTGACGAGAATTTATCATATAACTCTCACATAAATACCATTAAtacaaaaatctcaaaaaacattggTATACTCTATAATGCAAGCATTATCTATCgttcaaaaatttgaaacttctttatttttcctttacACACAGCTATTTATCATATGCCAATATAGCACTTATCCAAGTcgatttataaacaactttttaaaattaatataaataagtttagcaCTAGAGCAACTGGAAACTATATAGTActcttgaaaaaaagaaaattcaccCAATTCTCTATAGCATATCGTGGTCCTTACCTAAACAAATTAATACCAAAAGATCCCTCAATTTCCctcctgaaaaatataaattccttAGAAgctaatcttaaaaaaatcgTCTTAGATACAAGCAGTTATAtgaaaattttctaatattttgtgAGTAATTCAAATATCAAAAAGatgttcacaaaaaaaaaaaatccaaaacttaaatatataagcaagtatgcatatacatatatgtatgtgagtgtatatatatatatatatatatatatatatatatgtgtgtgtgtgtgtgtgtgtgtgtgtgtgtgtgtgtgtgtgtgtgtgtgtgtgtgtgtgtgtgtgtgtgtgtgtgtgtgtgtgtgtgttatgtttatgttatacTTCTTCCTAATAACACGACTAATTGAAAATATAtctaaattatattgaaaaatatgatAAGAATAAATTATCTCatgaaattatttacaaaaaaagggTTCTCGATGACGAAACTTCACACAGCTTTCTGCGATTTTCCCTTGACTACATAACTAAaggtttttttcctttttttaagacttattttgtcttttcaaaatatgaactgtaaaactattaaactttatttcattacttggtacattaaatatatcttaatattatttaagttatttttgaagtattttgattgtatttgtaataaaagtatatattgttaaaactatttgtaataaaagtatatactgCTAAAACTATGCAGTTGTAAAAAtgtatgaagaaaaaaaagtatatatatatatatatatatatatatatatatatatatatatatatatatatatatatatatatatatatatacaatgtcaaaaagttgttaaataagGCAAAAGTAACAGAAAGTTTGTTCAAACTAAATACTAAGTTTGTAATACATTGTATAGTAGAAAATTTTAAGTTCAGAATTCATTAATTTAGTGATTCGATTTGAGGtttaattcaaacaaaaaatgaaattaaaagttgATTCACAGGGCccttacaaaattttaaaatcatgaaacaagtttttattatcAGTAAACAAAAAGCGTCTAATAGATTACAGAATTTGTTTaaatcacaaattaaaaatacgAGTGGATCTAAAACTAATACTCGGGGTTATCCAACAGGTTATTATTCATATCAGTTTCTCTGcagctaaaataaatatttttgacacGTTTCAGTAGACAAACTCGTTTTTAGGACTTCTTTTTCCTCTAAGAAAGCAGAAGGCTATTTTTAAGAATTCGTACACAACATACACACGTGTGTGTGTGTTGTGTGcgaattcttaaaaatttaattccagAATTTGCAATTCCCCTGATCATCATTCAtcgtaatttttataaagattttttttcaggcGGTTTTTATTTGGTAACGTTTTAAGAGAGTGTAACAATTGTTACACTCTCTTAAAACGTTACCAAATAAAAACcgcctaaaaaaaaatctttataaaaattacgaTGAATGATGATCAGGGGAATTGCAAATTCATTTTAAAGCAAATGTAACAACTGTAAACTGTAAATATTACATTTACAGTTTACAGTTGTTACATTACATTAATGTAATGTAACAACTGTAAACTGTAAATGTAATATTTACAGTTTACAGTTGTTACATTTGCTTTAAAATggtaaaattactaattttaaaccaaatgcTACTAAATACTGCTCTTTTATGAGTAAGCACTGGATTGATGTGAAATGAAAATTCCACCTTaatatccccccccccccaaaaaaaaaaaaaaagatctgatgtactttaatataatttaagaaatgtaaCTATGTTAAATGTGAGTCTTATGTTTTAAGATTTGTGTTTAAATGTGAATCTTATAAGttagttttgtattattttacgGGTTTTCTAGTTGTGCTTAGTATATTCTTTTAAAGGCAAAGTGAATGCAGCTACTacgttatatttaattttaagaaaaaagactTTGATTTTGTAACACAAcgtctgatttaaaaaaaaaatcctatgaTTTGCAGGCTGCAACACAGCGATTGTTTTCTACCAAATTCTAATGACTTGTAAATGACTTAggtgataattttttataaagttaattttacctTGAGCACTACGGCATTATATTAGCTACATTAGGACTAAAATACTAAATTCAAGTATTAACTTGAATGATTGCTTATGGGAGCTAATGTCTAAAGTGCTTATAACATCAAATGCTACTTTTTtcacataaacttgaatgtgtATTTgaatataactaaattaaattgaatatatCAAACGCTAAACGTAATAATGCggactaaaaaaaattatttacctaTGCATGATGCGTTCATAGCATCTAACTGAAAACCTTTCACACACGAACAAATGTAACTTCCGTTTAAGTTTGTGCAGTTGCTGTTTGTCCAATTACATGTGTAGTTACATTcgtttatatctaaaaatagtgcattatttgtttttgatatttttttgggTAATCAAAGTAATACTAATATTGGAATTATTACACATAGAAATTTACACAGAAAAAAATCACAAACAACATAATATAACACTAACATAACAGCTACATAACGGTAAGGTAAATGTTTACCAgtttgttagtaaaaaatatttataaaaataattttaaacattatgttgtgaaaaattatttgcatatttgtatataaatgaaaggcgttattattttatctagaGATGTCACGAATGGTGATTTTGCCAAATACCGAGTACCGAATATTCGACTAGGCGCTCAGCCAAAGCACTGAATATTCGGGAACACTTAGATATTTTAAGGGCTCCgatcttctttattaaagtgTATATATTAACTGCTCTGCTGGCTCTTTTGTTTAATTTGCGACTTGGCTGTGAAACAGCACACACAAAGAAACTTATTATAATGATATCTTTGCTACAATCATACAATGAAATGTCAGCTATACGGTTGCCTTTTTTATTGATGTAAGTTCCAAGACTAATTTCAATGGATTAGTTAAgacaaaacaagataaaaaaatatttttctcagtGAAAGATCAAGTCAGTGAAAGGTTGCTTGACACCAATGAATCATCACCGGTGTCTatctagtaaaaaaaatactttttccaTATGGGCTCTATGCGGGTTCCGTGTTTACAAATGAAATTAGTTTTACATGAAACTGTGCGCTTAAATCGGATAACGAAACTTTACAAGTGCTGGTTCGTGAACGCAAAACATTATCTTGACAAAACTTGCTAAAAAGACTTTATTATTTGCTGTATTTAAGTGAAAATAGTCAATGGCTTTTCTTGGAAGTATGTATAATTTATGAGAAAttctgttaaataaaaaatcaataaaaatattaaataattctcagtactaaataataatagttaagtaatattttaaagtattatattaattttttaatgaaatattaaatttttattaccttAATTATGGTATTACCTCTATGGCGTTTGCTAATTTATTTACGTTATTTCTATGAagtatactaatttatttatgttatttctaTGAAGTATACTAATTTATTCATGCTATTTCTATGGTGTATAttagtttatttacttttatttttaaatcttagtttaaatttttttgttttaagcaaACGAAAGtatcttatttgttttttcttgattctttaaatttttatttaaaagacaacgatttgttctttattttacttttatatatttttttaataaatagtttgttaactatagatatttaaatattacggtttttgtaaatatgtgAGAATGaggctcggtgataaggctaaATAAGTCTTCTTCTTTCCCcgcaattatttatttttatttatatgcttcgaaactgtatatattattaaacggcaaaaaaaaacttttttaagcgTTTATTTCGTTGCATTCTAGTGTTCGgtatttaaacgtttttttatgagcctaggtttactaaaaagtattataattcataaaaatgcttttaagaCGTCTGTCATTACACTTTTTCATTCACAACATTATTCTCCATCTAATCGCAAATGAATTTAggaaacataaattattattttacaagt containing:
- the LOC100210347 gene encoding adhesion G protein-coupled receptor E2 isoform X3; translation: MPWKSLIIVLCMIIVLSDIEVQALTATSNSTTTSQFTDINECNYTCNWTNSNCTNLNGSYICSCVKGFQLDAMNASCIDINECQLKSTVCPSFSACENNIGSYTCKCLPGYSHIGPLNTETVCKNLLTKHNREVLTMVDYLVVKNAQRGCRSLHKKCITKN